In Halobaculum magnesiiphilum, the following proteins share a genomic window:
- a CDS encoding PAS domain-containing sensor histidine kinase, translated as MVASTVPNVYGSEELVALLDNAHDKIVVIDDDGVYRYANAAAERVVGYEPSEIVGTASFAYVHPGDRDRVRSTFETVIGDDPGATTEVEYRHRTADGGYVWLRSRVMNSTDDRLDGYVVSSTDVTERRRAEAEHEEAQSRLGELAANTTEVLWMFDADWSEVLFVNDAFEDLWGIPVERLREDPRVFLEGVHPDDRDRVRAAMRELSAGEAVDIEYRVAPDTGFRRWVWVQGRPVFEDGEVVRIVGFVRDVTDRRRREQHLRVMGRLLRHNLRNDLNVILGRVELLKHREEVPTDASVASIVETAESLLATAEKERLIVETLAETEERVVVDLAAAVRFAAEEVRAEHPEATITTSVEEGHEAIALPDFAIAVQELLTNAVNHAETDRPRVSVSTVEEGDRVGIAVADDGPPIPEGEYAVLAGDTEIDSLNHGSGLGLWLVHWLVDLSNGEIRFDCGPGKGNRITMLFNRPPDDPEGR; from the coding sequence GTGGTGGCCTCCACGGTACCGAACGTGTACGGGTCCGAGGAGCTGGTCGCGCTGCTCGACAACGCCCACGACAAGATCGTCGTCATCGACGACGACGGCGTCTACCGGTACGCGAACGCCGCGGCCGAGCGGGTCGTGGGGTACGAGCCGTCGGAGATCGTGGGGACGGCCAGCTTCGCGTACGTCCACCCGGGCGACCGCGACCGCGTGCGGTCGACGTTCGAGACAGTCATCGGCGACGACCCGGGCGCGACGACGGAGGTCGAGTACCGCCACCGCACCGCCGACGGGGGGTACGTGTGGCTGCGGAGCCGGGTGATGAACTCGACGGACGACCGCCTCGACGGCTACGTCGTCAGCTCGACCGACGTGACCGAACGCAGACGTGCGGAGGCCGAGCACGAGGAGGCCCAGTCGCGGCTGGGCGAGCTCGCCGCGAACACGACGGAGGTGCTGTGGATGTTCGACGCCGACTGGTCGGAGGTGCTGTTCGTCAACGACGCCTTCGAGGACCTCTGGGGGATCCCGGTCGAGCGGCTCCGCGAGGACCCCCGCGTCTTCCTCGAGGGGGTCCACCCGGACGACCGCGACCGCGTCCGGGCGGCGATGCGGGAGCTGTCGGCCGGCGAGGCCGTCGACATCGAGTACCGCGTCGCCCCCGACACCGGCTTCCGGCGCTGGGTGTGGGTGCAGGGTCGACCCGTGTTCGAGGACGGCGAGGTCGTCCGGATCGTCGGCTTCGTCCGCGACGTGACCGACCGACGCCGGCGCGAGCAACACCTGCGCGTGATGGGGCGGCTCCTCCGGCACAACCTCCGCAACGACCTCAACGTGATCCTCGGCCGGGTCGAGCTACTGAAACACCGCGAGGAGGTCCCGACCGACGCGAGCGTGGCGTCGATCGTCGAGACGGCCGAGTCGCTCCTCGCGACCGCCGAGAAGGAGCGACTCATCGTCGAGACGCTGGCCGAGACCGAGGAACGCGTCGTGGTCGATCTCGCGGCGGCCGTCCGGTTCGCCGCCGAGGAGGTCCGCGCGGAACATCCCGAGGCGACGATCACCACGAGCGTCGAGGAGGGCCACGAGGCGATCGCGTTGCCGGATTTCGCGATCGCCGTGCAGGAGCTCCTGACGAACGCCGTCAATCACGCCGAGACCGACCGACCGCGGGTGTCCGTCTCGACCGTCGAGGAGGGGGACCGCGTGGGGATCGCGGTCGCCGACGACGGTCCCCCGATCCCCGAGGGAGAGTACGCCGTCCTCGCCGGCGACACCGAGATCGACAGCCTCAATCACGGCTCGGGGCTCGGACTCTGGCTCGTCCACTGGCTGGTCGACCTCTCGAACGGCGAGATCCGGTTCGACTGTGGTCCGGGGAAGGGAAACCGCATCACGATGCTGTTCAACCGGCCGCCGGACGACCCGGAGGGGCGGTGA
- a CDS encoding MarR family transcriptional regulator translates to MSDGTDGDADLGVLRHKRDATRYRILVEIAERQPAVSQREIADAIGITAQAVSEHLGDLADGGFVDREGRGRYRVTKEGVDWLISRTDELSEYLDHVTNDVLGDVEVETALADGPVEEGDHVGLSMREGVLHARRVADADGDAPDTDAASGGSDDAGATAVAVTSGESGDDVGVAEFDGVVDYELGAVTAVTVPGVRDGGSGAIDPDRLRDLAGDADLVVAAGTEALAALGRIDRDPDVRFGTVDAVREAAMRGLDVLLVVVAGDLAAHAEGLRETAVSYEVVDASREP, encoded by the coding sequence GTGAGCGACGGTACGGACGGCGACGCCGACCTCGGCGTCCTCCGACACAAGCGCGACGCGACGCGGTACCGCATCCTCGTCGAGATCGCCGAGCGCCAACCGGCGGTGAGTCAGCGCGAGATCGCCGACGCCATCGGGATCACCGCCCAGGCGGTCTCCGAACACCTCGGCGACCTCGCCGACGGCGGCTTCGTCGACCGCGAGGGTCGCGGGCGCTACCGCGTCACCAAGGAGGGCGTCGACTGGCTCATCTCCCGGACCGACGAGCTCAGCGAGTACCTCGATCACGTCACGAACGACGTGCTGGGCGACGTGGAGGTCGAGACTGCTCTCGCGGACGGCCCCGTCGAGGAGGGTGATCACGTCGGCCTCTCGATGCGCGAGGGAGTCCTCCACGCGCGCCGGGTCGCCGACGCGGACGGCGACGCTCCCGACACGGACGCCGCGTCCGGCGGCTCGGACGACGCCGGCGCCACCGCGGTCGCCGTCACGTCCGGCGAGTCGGGCGACGACGTCGGCGTCGCGGAGTTCGACGGCGTCGTCGACTACGAGCTGGGCGCCGTCACGGCCGTCACCGTCCCCGGCGTCCGCGACGGCGGGAGCGGCGCGATCGACCCCGACCGACTGCGGGACCTCGCCGGCGACGCCGACCTGGTCGTCGCCGCGGGGACCGAGGCGCTGGCTGCACTGGGTCGCATCGACCGCGACCCGGACGTGCGCTTCGGTACCGTCGACGCCGTCCGCGAGGCCGCCATGCGCGGGCTCGACGTGCTGTTGGTCGTCGTCGCCGGCGACCTCGCGGCACACGCCGAGGGGCTCCGCGAGACCGCCGTCTCCTACGAAGTCGTCGACGCGTCCCGCGAGCCGTAG
- a CDS encoding DsbA family oxidoreductase, whose amino-acid sequence MSTDDASADDPADDASERRPVTIYSDFVCPFCYLGRASLRQYREDRAERDLPEVDVEWQFFDLRGHKRGPDGEIRDDVNDGKDEDYYDQVRENVVRLREEYDAEEMLAFDEVHDADSWDAQQAALYVKQSYDLDTFREFYDAVLEAHWEDGREIDDLDTLAELAESVGFDGAEVRDAVDDERLAEELESQFEAARERGVTGVPTFVADGHAARGAVPPEHLQRLLEGV is encoded by the coding sequence GTGAGCACCGACGACGCATCCGCCGACGACCCGGCCGACGACGCGAGCGAGCGACGACCGGTCACGATCTACTCCGACTTCGTCTGTCCGTTCTGCTATCTCGGGCGGGCGTCGCTGCGACAGTACCGCGAGGACCGCGCCGAGCGCGACCTCCCCGAGGTGGACGTGGAGTGGCAGTTCTTCGACCTCCGCGGGCACAAGCGCGGCCCCGACGGCGAGATCCGCGACGACGTGAACGACGGCAAGGACGAGGACTACTACGATCAGGTGCGCGAGAACGTCGTGCGCCTGCGCGAGGAGTACGACGCCGAGGAGATGCTCGCGTTCGACGAGGTGCACGACGCCGACTCCTGGGACGCCCAGCAGGCCGCGCTGTACGTCAAGCAGTCGTACGACCTCGACACGTTCCGCGAGTTCTACGACGCCGTCCTCGAGGCCCACTGGGAGGACGGCCGCGAGATCGACGACCTCGACACCCTCGCGGAGCTGGCCGAGTCGGTCGGCTTCGACGGCGCGGAGGTCCGCGACGCGGTCGACGACGAGCGGCTGGCCGAGGAACTGGAGTCGCAGTTCGAGGCGGCCCGCGAGCGCGGCGTCACCGGCGTGCCGACGTTCGTCGCCGACGGCCACGCCGCCCGGGGGGCGGTGCCGCCGGAGCACCTCCAGCGGCTCTTAGAGGGCGTCTGA
- a CDS encoding metallophosphoesterase has translation MAGGADRDPPSDRRSSPLVEPVPDAPAAVADLGGETGLLIADYHAGIEAGLRYERGVELDSAGDERRERVLDLLARTGADRLVVLGDLSHRVGGAGDAEREELAALLSAVGVPVTLAPGNHDTGIAESFGDRIETTPPGGARLGDVGVLHGHTWPSPEVLGAMVVCMGHEHVAVRLEDDVGGARAEKAWLRGPLSRAAFDGSVDLASADVEWRDPELIVFPAFNDRSGGTWVNVEGKGFLAPFLPDALSDGEAYLLDGTRLGSYRRI, from the coding sequence ATGGCCGGGGGCGCGGACCGGGACCCGCCGTCGGACCGGCGGTCGTCGCCGCTCGTCGAGCCGGTGCCGGACGCGCCCGCCGCCGTCGCCGACTTGGGCGGGGAGACCGGACTGCTGATCGCCGACTACCACGCCGGCATCGAGGCCGGCCTCCGCTACGAGCGCGGCGTCGAACTCGACAGCGCCGGCGACGAGCGTCGCGAGCGCGTGCTCGACTTGCTCGCGCGCACCGGCGCCGACCGGCTCGTCGTCCTCGGCGACCTGAGTCATCGGGTCGGCGGCGCCGGCGACGCAGAGCGCGAGGAGCTGGCGGCGTTGCTGTCGGCGGTCGGCGTCCCCGTGACGCTCGCGCCCGGCAACCACGACACCGGGATCGCCGAGTCGTTCGGCGACCGGATCGAGACAACGCCGCCCGGCGGCGCCCGTCTCGGCGACGTGGGCGTGCTCCACGGCCACACGTGGCCGTCGCCGGAGGTGCTCGGCGCGATGGTCGTCTGTATGGGCCACGAACACGTCGCCGTCAGGCTGGAGGACGATGTCGGCGGCGCGCGCGCGGAGAAGGCCTGGCTGCGCGGACCGCTCTCGCGTGCGGCCTTCGACGGTAGTGTTGATCTCGCGAGCGCCGATGTGGAGTGGCGGGACCCGGAGTTGATCGTGTTTCCGGCGTTCAACGACCGATCGGGCGGCACGTGGGTGAACGTCGAGGGGAAGGGCTTTCTCGCGCCGTTCCTCCCGGACGCGCTCTCCGACGGCGAGGCGTACCTCCTCGACGGCACCCGGCTTGGTTCGTATCGCCGGATCTGA
- a CDS encoding zinc ribbon domain-containing protein, whose product MNLPRLGGPTGRKRPWLAVLLALAVTGLGHAYLRRWLRGFAWLAVTFAAVLLFAPVDMFESVVVSDPQTYPMMPPEVTLVVIASVVDAYFVARRINSTSQSSKPDIENEYQSEENSLTCPNCGKDLDADLDFCPWCTARIDWGGPGTSEAAGGPDDGSNP is encoded by the coding sequence ATGAATCTCCCCCGTCTCGGCGGCCCGACGGGTCGCAAGCGACCGTGGCTCGCGGTCCTCCTCGCGCTCGCGGTCACCGGGCTGGGTCACGCGTATCTCCGCCGGTGGCTCCGCGGGTTCGCTTGGCTGGCTGTGACCTTTGCAGCCGTTCTTCTGTTTGCACCAGTTGACATGTTTGAGTCTGTTGTGGTTTCAGACCCCCAAACATATCCTATGATGCCTCCTGAAGTCACACTGGTAGTTATTGCTAGCGTAGTAGATGCGTATTTTGTGGCCCGGAGAATCAATTCTACCTCTCAAAGTTCTAAACCTGATATAGAAAACGAGTACCAATCCGAAGAAAATTCGCTAACATGTCCCAACTGCGGGAAGGACCTCGACGCCGACCTCGACTTCTGTCCGTGGTGTACGGCCCGGATCGACTGGGGCGGTCCCGGGACGTCCGAGGCGGCCGGCGGCCCCGACGACGGGTCGAACCCGTAG
- the mutS gene encoding DNA mismatch repair protein MutS, with protein sequence MTTDAGGIVGEFLSLKESTDADVLAMQCGDFYEFFADDAELVADELDLKVSQKSSHGSSYPMAGVPLSELTPYLTALVERGYRVAVAEQYETDDGHAREIERVVSPGTVVDPDGAEARWLAAVEHDAGADGADDEPWGVAFAEVTTGRFHAAAVADLDDVRAELHRFSPVELLPGPGVRDEDARLADLRESTDARLTLHEAEAFAPGRARHRLGDHFGTQALDAVGLDADPAVAAAGAVLQYVDDTGAGVLASMTRLGGLDAGGRVALDATTQRNLELVETMQGEHTGTLLDTLDHTETAAGTRLLREWLTRPWRDRGELERRGAAVEAFAGAALARDRLLDTLDGTADLERLAARATSGSAGPRDLVAVRSALGRLPELAAAIDGTELADSPVPDVLARPDQAAARDLHDELREALAEEPPGSIGGDGGVIARGYDEELDELVEEYEEALEWLDTLAEREKHRHGLSHVSVDRNKTDGYYIQVGKSVAGQAPEHYREIKTLKNSKRFVTEELEERERTVLRMEERREELERRIFEEVLERVASEAELLQDVGRALAELDVLAALGHHAATNDWTRPEFTDGDELHIEAGRHPVVERTTDFVPNDLRMDRERGFLIVTGPNMSGKSTYMRQCALISLLAQTGSFVPADSATLPLVDGVYTRVGALDELAQGRSTFMVEMQELSNILHSATEDSLVILDEVGRGTATYDGISIAWAATEYLHNEVRAKTLFATHYHELTALAEHLPRVANVHVAAEERDGDVTFLRRVREGPTDRSYGVHVADLAGVPDPVVGRADEVLDRLREEKAIEAKGAEGGDGGGTGTKQAVFDLSAGEFASGSGDAGAAGDAGDAGAEGDADRSAARAPAGNGAAAATADADVELDPETEAVLSALRGTDVNETPPVELMAKVQEWQDRLDGG encoded by the coding sequence ATGACGACCGACGCCGGCGGCATCGTGGGCGAGTTCCTCTCGCTGAAGGAGTCCACGGACGCGGACGTGCTCGCGATGCAGTGCGGCGACTTCTACGAATTTTTCGCCGACGACGCCGAGCTCGTCGCCGACGAGTTGGATCTCAAGGTGTCCCAGAAGTCGAGCCACGGCTCCTCGTACCCGATGGCGGGCGTCCCACTCTCGGAGCTGACGCCGTACCTGACGGCGCTCGTCGAGCGCGGCTACCGCGTCGCCGTCGCCGAGCAGTACGAGACCGACGACGGCCACGCCCGCGAGATCGAGCGCGTCGTCTCCCCGGGAACCGTCGTCGACCCCGACGGCGCCGAGGCGCGCTGGCTCGCGGCCGTCGAACACGACGCCGGCGCCGACGGCGCCGACGACGAGCCGTGGGGCGTCGCGTTCGCGGAGGTCACCACCGGCCGGTTCCACGCCGCCGCCGTCGCCGACCTCGACGACGTGCGCGCGGAGCTTCACCGCTTCTCCCCGGTCGAACTGCTCCCCGGGCCGGGCGTCCGGGACGAGGACGCCCGGCTCGCGGATCTGCGGGAGTCGACTGACGCTCGCCTCACGCTCCACGAGGCCGAGGCGTTCGCGCCCGGTCGCGCGCGGCACCGCCTCGGCGACCACTTCGGGACGCAGGCGCTCGACGCCGTCGGACTCGACGCCGACCCCGCGGTCGCCGCCGCCGGCGCCGTCCTCCAGTACGTCGACGACACGGGCGCGGGCGTGCTCGCGTCGATGACCCGGCTCGGCGGGCTGGACGCGGGCGGCAGGGTCGCCCTCGACGCGACGACCCAGCGCAATCTGGAGCTCGTCGAGACCATGCAGGGCGAGCACACCGGCACTCTGCTGGACACCCTCGATCACACCGAGACGGCCGCCGGCACGCGCCTGCTGCGCGAGTGGCTCACCAGACCCTGGCGCGACCGCGGCGAGTTGGAGCGACGCGGTGCCGCCGTCGAGGCGTTCGCCGGCGCGGCGCTGGCGCGCGATCGCCTGCTCGACACCCTCGACGGAACCGCCGACCTCGAACGCCTGGCCGCGCGCGCGACGAGCGGCTCGGCCGGACCGCGGGATCTGGTCGCCGTCCGGTCGGCGCTGGGGCGGCTCCCGGAACTGGCCGCCGCCATCGACGGCACCGAGCTCGCGGACTCGCCCGTCCCCGACGTGCTCGCGCGCCCCGACCAGGCGGCCGCCCGCGACCTCCATGACGAACTGCGCGAGGCGCTGGCCGAGGAGCCGCCGGGGAGCATCGGCGGCGACGGCGGCGTCATCGCCCGCGGATACGACGAGGAACTGGACGAGCTGGTCGAGGAGTACGAGGAGGCCCTCGAGTGGCTCGACACGCTCGCGGAGCGCGAGAAGCACCGACACGGCCTGAGTCACGTGTCGGTCGACCGCAACAAGACGGACGGGTACTACATTCAGGTGGGCAAGTCCGTCGCCGGGCAGGCGCCCGAGCACTACCGCGAGATCAAGACGCTGAAGAACTCCAAGCGGTTCGTCACCGAGGAGTTGGAGGAGCGCGAGCGCACCGTCCTCCGCATGGAGGAGCGCCGCGAGGAACTGGAGCGGCGCATCTTCGAGGAGGTTCTCGAGCGGGTCGCGAGCGAGGCGGAACTCCTCCAGGACGTGGGGCGCGCCCTGGCCGAGTTGGACGTGCTCGCGGCGCTGGGCCACCACGCCGCGACGAACGACTGGACGCGCCCGGAGTTCACCGACGGCGACGAGCTTCACATCGAGGCCGGGCGACACCCGGTCGTCGAGCGGACGACCGACTTCGTGCCCAACGACCTCCGGATGGACCGCGAGCGCGGCTTCCTCATCGTGACCGGGCCGAACATGAGCGGGAAGTCCACGTACATGCGCCAGTGTGCGCTGATCTCGCTGCTCGCGCAGACCGGCTCGTTCGTCCCCGCCGATTCAGCGACGCTCCCGCTCGTCGACGGCGTCTACACCCGCGTCGGCGCGCTCGACGAGCTCGCGCAGGGACGCTCGACGTTCATGGTCGAGATGCAGGAGCTGTCGAACATCCTCCACTCGGCGACGGAGGACTCGCTTGTCATCCTCGACGAGGTCGGCCGCGGCACGGCGACGTACGACGGCATCTCCATCGCCTGGGCCGCCACCGAATACCTGCACAACGAGGTGCGCGCGAAGACGCTCTTTGCGACCCACTACCACGAGCTGACCGCCCTCGCGGAACACCTCCCGCGGGTCGCGAACGTCCACGTCGCCGCGGAGGAGCGCGACGGCGACGTGACGTTCCTCCGGCGCGTGCGCGAGGGGCCGACCGACCGCAGCTACGGCGTCCACGTCGCCGACCTCGCGGGGGTACCCGACCCCGTCGTCGGCCGCGCGGACGAGGTGCTCGACCGCCTGCGCGAGGAGAAGGCGATCGAGGCGAAGGGCGCCGAGGGCGGCGACGGGGGCGGAACCGGGACGAAACAGGCGGTGTTCGACCTCTCGGCGGGCGAGTTCGCGTCCGGCAGCGGGGACGCCGGGGCCGCCGGGGACGCCGGCGACGCTGGGGCCGAGGGCGACGCGGACCGATCGGCGGCTCGTGCACCCGCCGGCAACGGGGCCGCCGCGGCGACGGCCGACGCTGACGTGGAACTCGACCCCGAGACCGAGGCCGTGCTGTCGGCGCTGCGGGGGACGGACGTGAACGAGACGCCCCCCGTCGAGCTCATGGCGAAGGTGCAGGAGTGGCAAGACCGGCTCGACGGGGGGTAA
- a CDS encoding Single-stranded DNA binding protein, translating into MDIDAHAEELASALGEDTEEVKRDLENLLEYSVPIDEAKQSVRRKYGGGGGGDAAPSSVDIAEITPDSGNVTVTARVLTVGRRSIRYQGDDTVIREGELADETGTISYTAWQDFGFEAGDTVTVGNASVREWEGEPELNLGESSSVAMEGETLEVPYEIGGERDLVDLAAGDRGRTVEAKVLELEQRTIDGRDGETTIHSGVIGDETARLPFTDWQAREAVVEGAELRIEDVYVREFRGVPSVNLTEFTEVSPASVEVSDEAPRVSVGEAVTSGGMYDVEVLGNVLEVRDGSGLIERCPECGRLVQNGQCRSHGQVDPEDDLRVKAILDDGTATVTAILDRELTEEIYGGTLQDALEAARDAMSREVVADDIAETLVGREYRVRGHLSVDEYGANLDATEFEPSEDDPAARAADLLAEVDA; encoded by the coding sequence ATGGACATCGACGCACACGCCGAGGAGCTCGCCTCCGCTCTCGGCGAAGACACAGAGGAGGTCAAGCGCGACTTGGAGAATCTCCTGGAGTACAGCGTTCCCATCGACGAGGCCAAGCAGTCCGTGCGCCGGAAGTACGGCGGGGGGGGCGGCGGCGACGCGGCGCCCTCGTCGGTCGACATCGCCGAGATCACGCCCGACTCGGGCAACGTCACGGTCACCGCGCGCGTGCTGACGGTCGGGCGGCGGTCGATCCGCTATCAGGGCGACGACACCGTCATCCGCGAGGGCGAACTCGCCGACGAAACCGGGACGATCAGCTACACCGCCTGGCAGGACTTCGGCTTCGAGGCGGGCGACACCGTCACCGTCGGCAACGCGAGCGTCCGCGAGTGGGAGGGCGAGCCCGAACTCAACCTCGGGGAGTCCTCGTCGGTCGCGATGGAAGGGGAGACGCTCGAGGTACCCTACGAGATCGGCGGCGAACGCGACCTCGTCGACCTGGCCGCGGGCGACCGCGGTCGCACGGTCGAGGCGAAGGTGCTCGAACTCGAACAGCGCACCATCGACGGCCGCGACGGCGAGACGACGATCCACTCGGGCGTCATCGGCGACGAGACCGCCCGGCTCCCGTTCACCGACTGGCAGGCCCGCGAGGCGGTCGTCGAGGGCGCCGAGCTCCGGATCGAGGACGTGTACGTCCGGGAGTTCCGCGGCGTCCCCTCGGTGAACCTCACCGAGTTCACCGAGGTGTCGCCCGCGAGCGTCGAGGTGAGCGACGAGGCGCCCCGCGTGAGCGTCGGCGAGGCGGTCACCTCCGGCGGGATGTACGACGTGGAGGTGCTCGGCAACGTGCTCGAGGTGCGCGACGGCTCCGGGCTCATCGAGCGGTGTCCCGAGTGCGGCCGGCTCGTCCAGAACGGCCAGTGCCGCAGCCACGGGCAGGTCGACCCCGAGGACGACCTCCGCGTGAAGGCGATCCTCGACGACGGCACCGCGACCGTGACCGCCATCCTCGACCGGGAGTTGACCGAGGAGATCTACGGCGGCACCCTACAGGATGCGCTGGAGGCCGCCCGCGACGCGATGAGCCGCGAGGTCGTGGCCGACGACATCGCCGAGACGCTCGTGGGGCGGGAGTACCGCGTGCGCGGCCATCTCTCGGTCGACGAGTACGGCGCGAACCTCGACGCGACCGAGTTCGAGCCCAGCGAGGACGACCCGGCCGCGCGTGCCGCGGACCTCCTCGCGGAGGTGGACGCGTGA